The following are encoded in a window of Pyxicephalus adspersus chromosome W, UCB_Pads_2.0, whole genome shotgun sequence genomic DNA:
- the LOC140342920 gene encoding red-sensitive opsin isoform X3: MAATWNEAVFAARRKYDYEETTRSSVFTYTNSNSTQGPFEGPNYHIAPRWVYNVTTLWMIFVVIASVFTNGLVLVATFKFKKLQHPLNWILVNLAIADLGETVIASTISVINQIFGYFFLGHPLCVIEGYTVSVCGITGLWSLTVIAWERWFVVCKPFGNIRFDGKLAIAGIAFSWIWAAGWCAPPIFGWSRYWPHGLKTSCGPDVFSGNSDPGVQSYMMVAQQQKESESTQKAEREVSRMVVVMIVAYCFCWGPYTFFACFAAAIPGYSFHPLTASMPAYFAKSATIYNPIIYVFMNRQFRNCTYQLFGKKVDDGSELSSTSRTEVSSVSNSTVSPA, translated from the exons ATGGCTGCAACATGGAATGAAGCTGTATTTGCCGCTCGAAGAAAGTATGATTATGAAGAAACTACAAGAAGTAGTGTTTTCACATATACAAACAGCAACAGCACTCAGG GTCCCTTTGAGGGTCCAAATTATCACATTGCACCAAGATGGGTCTACAATGTCACCACACTCTGGATGATTTTTGTTGTTATAGCTTCTGTTTTCACCAATGGGCTTGTCTTAGTGgctacatttaaatttaaaaagcttcAACACCCTTTGAACTGGATTCTGGTCAACTTGGCTATTGCTGACCTTGGggagactgtcattgccagcaccATCAGTGTCATCAACCAGATTTTCGGTTACTTCTTCCTTGGCCATCCCCTATGTGTAATTGAAGGATACACTGTTTCAGTGTGTG GTATCACTGGACTTTGGTCATTAACAGTAATTGCTTGGGAAAGATGGTTTGTTGTGTGCAAACCATTTGGTAACATCAGGTTTGATGGAAAACTGGCTATTGCTGGAATAGCATTCTCTTGGATTTGGGCAGCTGGCTGGTGTGCACCTCCAATATTCGGTTGGAGCAG atactgGCCCCATGGCTTAAAGACATCATGTGGCCCAGATGTGTTCAGTGGCAACAGTGACCCTGGAGTTCAGTCTTACATGATG GTAGCCCAGCAGCAGAAGGAGTCTGAATCAACCCAAAAGGCTGAACGCGAGGTCTCCAGGATGGTAGTGGTCATGATTGTGGCTTACTGTTTCTGTTGGGGACCGTATACATTTTTTGCCTGCTTTGCTGCTGCCATTCCAGGCTACAGTTTTCATCCTTTGACTGCCTCGATGCCTGCCTATTTTGCCAAGAGTGCCACTATTTACAATCCTATAATCTATGTCTTCATGAACAGACAG TTCCGGAACTGTACCTATCAACTATTTGGCAAAAAGGTTGACGATGGCTCAGAACTATCTTCGACATCTCGAACAGAAGTATCTTCAGTTTCCAATTCTACTGTGTCACCTGCATAA
- the LOC140342920 gene encoding red-sensitive opsin isoform X1, with amino-acid sequence MAATWNEAVFAARRKYDYEETTRSSVFTYTNSNSTQGPFEGPNYHIAPRWVYNVTTLWMIFVVIASVFTNGLVLVATFKFKKLQHPLNWILVNLAIADLGETVIASTISVINQIFGYFFLGHPLCVIEGYTVSVCGITGLWSLTVIAWERWFVVCKPFGNIRFDGKLAIAGIAFSWIWAAGWCAPPIFGWSRYWPHGLKTSCGPDVFSGNSDPGVQSYMMVLMTTCCIIPLTIIVLCYIHVWWAIRKVAQQQKESESTQKAEREVSRMVVVMIVAYCFCWGPYTFFACFAAAIPGYSFHPLTASMPAYFAKSATIYNPIIYVFMNRQFRNCTYQLFGKKVDDGSELSSTSRTEVSSVSNSTVSPA; translated from the exons ATGGCTGCAACATGGAATGAAGCTGTATTTGCCGCTCGAAGAAAGTATGATTATGAAGAAACTACAAGAAGTAGTGTTTTCACATATACAAACAGCAACAGCACTCAGG GTCCCTTTGAGGGTCCAAATTATCACATTGCACCAAGATGGGTCTACAATGTCACCACACTCTGGATGATTTTTGTTGTTATAGCTTCTGTTTTCACCAATGGGCTTGTCTTAGTGgctacatttaaatttaaaaagcttcAACACCCTTTGAACTGGATTCTGGTCAACTTGGCTATTGCTGACCTTGGggagactgtcattgccagcaccATCAGTGTCATCAACCAGATTTTCGGTTACTTCTTCCTTGGCCATCCCCTATGTGTAATTGAAGGATACACTGTTTCAGTGTGTG GTATCACTGGACTTTGGTCATTAACAGTAATTGCTTGGGAAAGATGGTTTGTTGTGTGCAAACCATTTGGTAACATCAGGTTTGATGGAAAACTGGCTATTGCTGGAATAGCATTCTCTTGGATTTGGGCAGCTGGCTGGTGTGCACCTCCAATATTCGGTTGGAGCAG atactgGCCCCATGGCTTAAAGACATCATGTGGCCCAGATGTGTTCAGTGGCAACAGTGACCCTGGAGTTCAGTCTTACATGATGGTGCTTATGACCACTTGTTGCATAATTCCTCTGACAATTATTGTCCTTTGTTACATACATGTTTGGTGGGCCATTAGAAAG GTAGCCCAGCAGCAGAAGGAGTCTGAATCAACCCAAAAGGCTGAACGCGAGGTCTCCAGGATGGTAGTGGTCATGATTGTGGCTTACTGTTTCTGTTGGGGACCGTATACATTTTTTGCCTGCTTTGCTGCTGCCATTCCAGGCTACAGTTTTCATCCTTTGACTGCCTCGATGCCTGCCTATTTTGCCAAGAGTGCCACTATTTACAATCCTATAATCTATGTCTTCATGAACAGACAG TTCCGGAACTGTACCTATCAACTATTTGGCAAAAAGGTTGACGATGGCTCAGAACTATCTTCGACATCTCGAACAGAAGTATCTTCAGTTTCCAATTCTACTGTGTCACCTGCATAA
- the LOC140342920 gene encoding red-sensitive opsin isoform X2, which yields MQWTLLTRTAATSRIRPFEGPNYHIAPRWVYNVTTLWMIFVVIASVFTNGLVLVATFKFKKLQHPLNWILVNLAIADLGETVIASTISVINQIFGYFFLGHPLCVIEGYTVSVCGITGLWSLTVIAWERWFVVCKPFGNIRFDGKLAIAGIAFSWIWAAGWCAPPIFGWSRYWPHGLKTSCGPDVFSGNSDPGVQSYMMVLMTTCCIIPLTIIVLCYIHVWWAIRKVAQQQKESESTQKAEREVSRMVVVMIVAYCFCWGPYTFFACFAAAIPGYSFHPLTASMPAYFAKSATIYNPIIYVFMNRQFRNCTYQLFGKKVDDGSELSSTSRTEVSSVSNSTVSPA from the exons ATGCAATGGACTTTATTAACCAGGACCGCAGCAACTTCCAGGATAC GTCCCTTTGAGGGTCCAAATTATCACATTGCACCAAGATGGGTCTACAATGTCACCACACTCTGGATGATTTTTGTTGTTATAGCTTCTGTTTTCACCAATGGGCTTGTCTTAGTGgctacatttaaatttaaaaagcttcAACACCCTTTGAACTGGATTCTGGTCAACTTGGCTATTGCTGACCTTGGggagactgtcattgccagcaccATCAGTGTCATCAACCAGATTTTCGGTTACTTCTTCCTTGGCCATCCCCTATGTGTAATTGAAGGATACACTGTTTCAGTGTGTG GTATCACTGGACTTTGGTCATTAACAGTAATTGCTTGGGAAAGATGGTTTGTTGTGTGCAAACCATTTGGTAACATCAGGTTTGATGGAAAACTGGCTATTGCTGGAATAGCATTCTCTTGGATTTGGGCAGCTGGCTGGTGTGCACCTCCAATATTCGGTTGGAGCAG atactgGCCCCATGGCTTAAAGACATCATGTGGCCCAGATGTGTTCAGTGGCAACAGTGACCCTGGAGTTCAGTCTTACATGATGGTGCTTATGACCACTTGTTGCATAATTCCTCTGACAATTATTGTCCTTTGTTACATACATGTTTGGTGGGCCATTAGAAAG GTAGCCCAGCAGCAGAAGGAGTCTGAATCAACCCAAAAGGCTGAACGCGAGGTCTCCAGGATGGTAGTGGTCATGATTGTGGCTTACTGTTTCTGTTGGGGACCGTATACATTTTTTGCCTGCTTTGCTGCTGCCATTCCAGGCTACAGTTTTCATCCTTTGACTGCCTCGATGCCTGCCTATTTTGCCAAGAGTGCCACTATTTACAATCCTATAATCTATGTCTTCATGAACAGACAG TTCCGGAACTGTACCTATCAACTATTTGGCAAAAAGGTTGACGATGGCTCAGAACTATCTTCGACATCTCGAACAGAAGTATCTTCAGTTTCCAATTCTACTGTGTCACCTGCATAA
- the LOC140342920 gene encoding red-sensitive opsin isoform X4, whose translation MIFVVIASVFTNGLVLVATFKFKKLQHPLNWILVNLAIADLGETVIASTISVINQIFGYFFLGHPLCVIEGYTVSVCGITGLWSLTVIAWERWFVVCKPFGNIRFDGKLAIAGIAFSWIWAAGWCAPPIFGWSRYWPHGLKTSCGPDVFSGNSDPGVQSYMMVLMTTCCIIPLTIIVLCYIHVWWAIRKVAQQQKESESTQKAEREVSRMVVVMIVAYCFCWGPYTFFACFAAAIPGYSFHPLTASMPAYFAKSATIYNPIIYVFMNRQFRNCTYQLFGKKVDDGSELSSTSRTEVSSVSNSTVSPA comes from the exons ATGATTTTTGTTGTTATAGCTTCTGTTTTCACCAATGGGCTTGTCTTAGTGgctacatttaaatttaaaaagcttcAACACCCTTTGAACTGGATTCTGGTCAACTTGGCTATTGCTGACCTTGGggagactgtcattgccagcaccATCAGTGTCATCAACCAGATTTTCGGTTACTTCTTCCTTGGCCATCCCCTATGTGTAATTGAAGGATACACTGTTTCAGTGTGTG GTATCACTGGACTTTGGTCATTAACAGTAATTGCTTGGGAAAGATGGTTTGTTGTGTGCAAACCATTTGGTAACATCAGGTTTGATGGAAAACTGGCTATTGCTGGAATAGCATTCTCTTGGATTTGGGCAGCTGGCTGGTGTGCACCTCCAATATTCGGTTGGAGCAG atactgGCCCCATGGCTTAAAGACATCATGTGGCCCAGATGTGTTCAGTGGCAACAGTGACCCTGGAGTTCAGTCTTACATGATGGTGCTTATGACCACTTGTTGCATAATTCCTCTGACAATTATTGTCCTTTGTTACATACATGTTTGGTGGGCCATTAGAAAG GTAGCCCAGCAGCAGAAGGAGTCTGAATCAACCCAAAAGGCTGAACGCGAGGTCTCCAGGATGGTAGTGGTCATGATTGTGGCTTACTGTTTCTGTTGGGGACCGTATACATTTTTTGCCTGCTTTGCTGCTGCCATTCCAGGCTACAGTTTTCATCCTTTGACTGCCTCGATGCCTGCCTATTTTGCCAAGAGTGCCACTATTTACAATCCTATAATCTATGTCTTCATGAACAGACAG TTCCGGAACTGTACCTATCAACTATTTGGCAAAAAGGTTGACGATGGCTCAGAACTATCTTCGACATCTCGAACAGAAGTATCTTCAGTTTCCAATTCTACTGTGTCACCTGCATAA